The DNA sequence tctatagacgtagctctacaactttgtctatctatattttgccggagtattgacggcccggccgcgtcgggtggttgttggtgggggagccggtgcagccacctcagccagagtgccaccgccagcaccacccacgcgtcgtttttttggctgttgctttgcagcgggctttgaagccttacgcttgcccgattggggttgttgtatagcctttgcagcgtcgcgatcgcgtcgtttggcgtcaagttcggcagcctttacagccttggcttcatcccgcaccttctttgcctcctcacgcgccgcccgcgctgcctctttgatcttaagttgatagatcctgttgttctcctttgcctctttcaactctatcttatcaagtagctctttctccttctccttctccttcactagctgcctgaagcgggcctctcgaagcttgcacggcgaccaccaaactgcccctgaatggaacgcttttcgctgctgtagatctaggggaggttcgtgccgattgcggggcttctggtgaacgtgtagcgccgcgcgcagtgcgtccttctcgtactcggcgatctctttggcagcctggaggcggaggagtatttctgagaggttgttggccgcaatagagctcggatcgtaggcctgattaatgaggttcgtgatagtagctctactcacgttcactagtggcggcggtgctgttagtgttgactttcggaactttttaagtactacttcgggatctataggagctatcccagtggctttaaatgccttcaacgcgtgcttcttaatgaaagaggagtcccaggcaggcttgaaaagacggtagaagtcatccttcctcacagctaagagaccgtggctcgcctggaggtagtgctgcaagctgagtgagtacgcggctgccagaggtttgaacattaccacatcgagtggctgcagcgtaTGGGTACTATGGGGGGGTAGTATGAGTAACATAATATTGTGGGCGATCGCATagtcaataaactccatagtaacgtgactcccatggccgtcaaggatgagtaagcgtgtgtgattgccggccttctccttcgtatggcgatcaaacacctgttcgagccatgccaggcctacctgatcattggtccaccctgagggacttgaggtaacgtagactggatcgtcaattgcgatatcatcaacccatctggcgtacatgttgcccgaagtagcttcgtatataatcgcgggcggtaacgtactcccatcagcacatatagcagcgataacagtgatccaatctctgttgccgtcctgtatcactttcttaaagcccccagtctcatatttctgcttactaaacactctcttactcctccccgtcactccaataaggaatcccttctcatccatattatatacatcctgcgcccgaatatggtgctgagccattttagtagatagtagatcaaagtacgactcgtacttgtatacagaatcagcccggtggcgattgcggtccaaaccagttgaccaacgtgatataatcgcgtcgggatgacggtgaaagaagcgcgtcacccagctttgggaggtagcccttccggctatagcactagcaaagttctggatcatagtcctcgtcggtggtaagccagcctcagtaagctcgtcaatgtgctctagaagctgtagctcctggtgtgggtgaaggagttgctgattacgtgatttggcttcatttgagccccggatctgttgatggcgtcgcgacaacgtagagcgatcaacaccaaagcggcgcgcaacctcagagtatgtaaatttatctccgggatcacgcgattcaatagcttcaatcgcagcgttgatacaactcatggttgtggagttatgggtggttgaagtggtaagggtggattggtgttgatgttgcggggtgtgcggcacgcgattatgggcatcacgcgcacagacacgttacGCGTCGCGTCCACAACCGCACAAAGTCACAAAGTCACAAAGCGCGAAACGCGTCGACGAAGCCCCCGCTGCTCCCTCGATCAAGTACGCTGGCTAGCGCACCGTGCGTACGCTCGAGAAGCCCACGCGCCATGCGCTTCAAGAAAGATTTGCTGAAAACAGCGTCGTCCTTAGCGTCTATAGATGTGGACTATGCGAGTCTTGAATATCTTGCCGTGGGGGGATCAGGCACAATCTACGCGATTAATTCGGCTCGGATACTAAAGGAGTTCGACGACGCGGGAATTCATATGGAGCGACGCGTATCGCAACGTCTAGGTTCCGACCATGTCAACATTGTGCGTTGTCTGGGCCAAACACGCGATGGCAAGGGGCTTGTTTACGAGCGAGGGAGAAGCGTGCGCGAGGTACTGAGAGGGGGGAATGGGAGCGACGGGGGAGATTCGGGCATCCCACTCGAGACGAGGGCTGCATGGTTGATTGAAGCCGCAGAGGGGACGCAGTATATGCACGACCAGGGCATTATTCACGCGGATACTGGATGTCATAATTGGATTATAGTTGGCGAGCATCTAAAGATCATCGACTTTGAAGGTAGTAGCCTCGACGGAGGAGATGCAGCGGCGTCTTATGAGTGGTTTAGTTACAAGGAATCTTCTCCGCGCATCAGCGTTAAGACGGATATCTTCGCTTTTGGCTGCGCTGTGTATGAAGTCGTTGCAGGTAAGCAACCATACGACAAATTGATTGTATTTGAGGATCGGATGCTGCGTGCTAAGAAGTTGTATGCTGAGGGACAATTTCCGCACGTTGAAGGCTTGCCGTTGGGGGGGTTGATGCTGGCTTTTTGGAAGGCGTGTTTCGATTCTATGCAGCAGGTTGTAAGGGAACTTCAGGTGGCTGGTGTGGCAGATACTAGTGATGTAGACTATGACTACGGAGATGTGGGCATTAGAGAAGTCAAACAACCAACATCTTCATACCGCTCTTACCCAGCAGATGTGCCTAAATCTCAAAATAACCGGCACAACGCTTTTTTTACTCTTACCTCTAGGTACGTACCAAGTATCTAATCGAACATGTGTTTCCCTGTCTTAGCCCAGGCTCCGGCAACCTTCACATCGCTGGTCAAGACGTTCAACGATTCTATATTGAATGCGCAGTCTGCATTGCAAATATATGCTTCTACTACAGTAAGTCATTACATTTTTGGTCGAGGAAGAGGCGTAGAAGTATGGTCTcgtagaagaagaacaaTATCAGGCGGGCGCTTAACTTGAGTAAGATCAAGACCAGAGTTATTCAGCATATTTAAATTCGGTTGCTTGCATGTTCTGGCACTATCGAGAGAAAAACAAGGGAAGAGATATAGACGGTTATGTAAATGCAGTTTGAAGATACAGAGATATCACGATGTAGGTATAGCTTTCATCAATCTACATACAGCAAAACGCCAACTACCAACCCAACCAATTCCCCCACTTGTACCCTAACATCACCCTCATTCCCCCCTTAAAGAACCCTAAAACTCACCCTATTCATCCTAGTCCAACCCAGCCCACAAAGTCCAAACCTCTAAACCGAACCCTCACTCACTAACAA is a window from the Pyrenophora tritici-repentis strain M4 chromosome 7, whole genome shotgun sequence genome containing:
- a CDS encoding SPS1, Serine-threonine protein kinase; the encoded protein is MRFKKDLLKTASSLASIDVDYASLEYLAVGGSGTIYAINSARILKEFDDAGIHMERRVSQRLGSDHVNIVRCLGQTRDGKGLVYERGRSVREVLRGGNGSDGGDSGIPLETRAAWLIEAAEGTQYMHDQGIIHADTGCHNWIIVGEHLKIIDFEGSSLDGGDAAASYEWFSYKESSPRISVKTDIFAFGCAVYEVVAGKQPYDKLIVFEDRMLRAKKLYAEGQFPHVEGLPLGGLMLAFWKACFDSMQQVVRELQVAGVADTSDVDYDYGDVGIREVKQPTSSYRSYPADVPKSQNNRHNAFFTLTSRYVPSI
- a CDS encoding Trichoplein multi-domain protein, whose protein sequence is MSCINAAIEAIESRDPGDKFTYSEVARRFGVDRSTLSRRHQQIRGSNEAKSRNQQLLHPHQELQLLEHIDELTEAGLPPTRTMIQNFASAIAGRATSQSWVTRFFHRHPDAIISRWSTGLDRNRHRADSVYKYESYFDLLSTKMAQHHIRAQDVYNMDEKGFLIGVTGRSKRVFSKQKYETGGFKKVIQDGNRDWITVIAAICADGSTLPPAIIYEATSGNMYARWVDDIAIDDPVYVTSSPSGWTNDQVGLAWLEQVFDRHTKEKAGNHTRLLILDGHGSHVTMEFIDYAIAHNIMLLILPPHSTHTLQPLDVVMFKPLAAAYSLSLQHYLQASHGLLAVRKDDFYRLFKPAWDSSFIKKHALKAFKATGIAPIDPEVVLKKFRKSTLTAPPPLVNVSRATITNLINQAYDPSSIAANNLSEILLRLQAAKEIAEYEKDALRAALHVHQKPRNRHEPPLDLQQRKAFHSGAVWWSPCKLREARFRQLVKEKEKEKELLDKIELKEAKENNRIYQLKIKEAARAAREEAKKVRDEAKAVKAAELDAKRRDRDAAKAIQQPQSGKRKASKPAAKQQPKKRRVGGAGGGTLAEVAAPAPPPTTTRRGRAVNTPAKYR